Proteins encoded together in one Streptomyces sp. B1I3 window:
- a CDS encoding PAC2 family protein: MPDPQSLYEWEPKGLAVVDMALAQESAGLVMLYHFDGYIDAGETGEQIVDGLLETLPHQIVARFDHDRLVDYRARRPLLTFRRDRWTAFEAPTLDVRVVQDATGTPFLLLSGPEPDVEWERFAAAVEQIVERLGVRLAVNFHGIPMGVPHTRPVGITPHGNRTDLTPGHRSPFDEAQVPGSAEALVEYRLMESGHDVLGVAAHVPHYVARSAYPDAALTALETITAATGLVLPTVAHTLRTEAHRTQTEIDRQVGQGDEELVALVEGLEHQYDAVAGSETRGNLVAEPADLPSADEIGLEFERFLAEREGDS; this comes from the coding sequence GTGCCTGATCCGCAGAGTTTGTACGAATGGGAGCCGAAGGGCCTGGCCGTCGTCGACATGGCGCTCGCCCAGGAGTCGGCCGGCCTGGTCATGCTCTACCACTTCGACGGGTACATCGACGCGGGCGAGACCGGCGAGCAGATCGTCGACGGCCTGCTCGAGACGCTGCCGCACCAGATCGTGGCCCGCTTCGACCACGACCGGCTCGTGGACTACCGCGCGCGCCGCCCGCTTCTGACCTTCCGGCGCGACCGCTGGACGGCGTTCGAGGCTCCGACGCTGGACGTCCGCGTGGTGCAGGACGCCACCGGAACGCCCTTCCTGCTGCTGTCGGGGCCCGAGCCCGACGTCGAGTGGGAGCGGTTCGCCGCCGCCGTCGAGCAGATCGTCGAGCGGCTCGGCGTCCGCCTCGCGGTCAACTTCCACGGCATCCCGATGGGCGTCCCGCACACCCGCCCCGTCGGCATCACCCCGCACGGCAACCGCACCGATCTCACGCCCGGGCACCGCAGTCCGTTCGACGAGGCGCAGGTTCCCGGCTCCGCCGAGGCACTCGTCGAGTACCGGCTGATGGAGTCGGGCCACGACGTCCTCGGCGTCGCTGCCCACGTGCCGCACTACGTCGCCCGGTCCGCCTACCCGGACGCGGCGCTCACCGCGCTGGAGACGATCACGGCGGCGACCGGACTGGTCCTGCCGACGGTGGCGCACACGCTGCGCACGGAGGCCCACCGGACCCAGACCGAGATCGACCGGCAGGTCGGCCAGGGCGACGAGGAGCTCGTCGCCCTCGTCGAAGGGCTCGAGCACCAGTACGACGCCGTCGCGGGGTCCGAGACCCGGGGCAACCTGGTCGCGGAGCCCGCCGACCTCCCGTCGGCGGACGAGATCGGCCTCGAGTTCGAGCGCTTCCTCGCCGAACGTGAGGGCGACTCCTGA
- the coaE gene encoding dephospho-CoA kinase: MLKVGLTGGIGAGKSEVSRLLASYGAVLIDADRIAREVVEPGTPGLASVVETFGPGVLTPDGTLDRPALGAIVFADPGRLAALNAIVHPLVGARSAERERAAGPDAVVVHDVPLLTENGLAPLYDLVVVVDAAPGTQLDRLVRLRGMTDADARARMAAQATREERLAVADLVVDNDGPLEDLEPQVRRVWSELTERAAATH; the protein is encoded by the coding sequence ATGCTGAAAGTGGGCCTGACCGGCGGGATCGGCGCCGGCAAGAGCGAAGTGTCACGGCTGCTGGCGAGCTACGGAGCCGTACTGATCGACGCCGACAGGATCGCGCGCGAGGTCGTCGAGCCCGGTACCCCCGGGCTCGCGTCCGTCGTCGAGACCTTCGGACCTGGTGTGCTCACGCCCGACGGCACCCTGGACCGGCCGGCGCTGGGCGCGATCGTCTTCGCCGATCCCGGCCGTCTGGCCGCGCTCAACGCCATCGTCCACCCGCTCGTCGGCGCCCGCTCCGCCGAACGGGAGCGGGCCGCCGGCCCCGACGCGGTCGTCGTCCACGACGTACCCCTGCTCACCGAGAACGGCCTCGCCCCGCTCTACGACCTGGTGGTCGTGGTGGACGCCGCCCCCGGAACCCAGCTCGACCGGCTCGTACGGCTGCGCGGCATGACGGACGCGGACGCCCGCGCGAGGATGGCGGCGCAGGCCACGCGTGAGGAGCGGCTGGCCGTCGCCGACCTGGTCGTCGACAACGACGGACCGCTTGAGGATTTGGAACCGCAGGTGCGCCGGGTGTGGTCGGAGCTGACCGAGCGTGCCGCCGCCACCCACTGA
- a CDS encoding tetratricopeptide repeat protein: MPENNPETHVIDFRAAEQLLAARDPRGAVKLLDSVIAAHPENTAARLLRARAFFAAAQLRPAELEFELVLEREPDNAFAHFALARTFQRAGRPEQATRHFRLAAALDPKPEYLQAARFDDRPGGDRS, translated from the coding sequence GTGCCCGAGAACAACCCGGAAACCCATGTCATCGATTTCCGTGCGGCGGAGCAACTGCTCGCCGCACGGGATCCGCGGGGCGCGGTCAAGTTGCTCGACTCGGTGATAGCCGCCCACCCGGAGAACACCGCGGCCCGTCTGCTGCGTGCCCGGGCGTTCTTCGCCGCAGCCCAACTGCGCCCGGCGGAGCTCGAATTCGAGCTGGTCCTGGAGCGGGAGCCCGACAACGCCTTCGCGCACTTCGCCCTGGCCCGCACCTTCCAGCGCGCCGGCCGGCCCGAACAGGCGACCCGGCACTTCCGGCTGGCCGCCGCCCTTGACCCGAAGCCGGAGTATCTGCAGGCCGCCCGCTTCGACGACCGCCCCGGCGGCGACCGCTCCTGA
- a CDS encoding DUF6343 family protein: MRTGSEPATARSPLRMRLWLSVWGMAWAAFGLAAFLVAGRVGWATACGVLLLVALTDCCLVVRHIRQGPHYQPGRDIPPYEPDEASRDDRKP, translated from the coding sequence ATGCGTACCGGAAGTGAACCGGCCACTGCGCGCAGCCCCCTGCGGATGCGGCTCTGGCTGAGTGTATGGGGGATGGCCTGGGCGGCGTTCGGTCTGGCCGCATTCCTGGTGGCCGGACGCGTCGGCTGGGCGACCGCCTGCGGAGTACTGCTGCTGGTCGCGCTCACGGACTGCTGTCTCGTCGTCCGCCACATCCGCCAGGGCCCGCACTACCAGCCGGGCCGGGACATCCCTCCGTACGAACCCGACGAGGCCTCCCGGGACGACCGGAAGCCGTAG
- a CDS encoding ADP-ribosylglycohydrolase family protein produces the protein MNATGQGTAGSAPWGESVARRARVRGTLLGGAIGDALGNPVEFLSIDGIRRAYGERGVRELVADADGVVGRITDDTQMTLFTAEGLIRARARARSTGIGGAEAAIVRNAYLRWLDTQNHPAPPARGGGSAVRTGWLRQQPWLYARRAPGNACLTGLAAGHAPDDGAPLDVPGPVNPQSKGCGTVMRSAPFGLLGDDPATAFRLAARCAQITHGHPTGAFAAGALAAIVAHLLEGDSPAGAVLRAMELLGRHHGHDETTAALRAAVDLAARGGPTAERVESLGAGWVAEEALAIAVYCALVFPQEHEMAEALLLSVNHSGDSDSTGSICGNLLGARHGDVRLPASWLAAVEGRSVIAELADDLCMESEQPVTWPEGRYPEC, from the coding sequence GTGAACGCGACAGGGCAGGGGACCGCCGGCAGCGCGCCGTGGGGTGAGAGCGTCGCCCGCCGGGCCAGAGTGCGCGGCACCCTGCTGGGCGGCGCGATCGGGGACGCGCTCGGCAACCCGGTGGAGTTCCTCTCGATCGACGGCATCCGCCGCGCCTACGGGGAACGGGGTGTGCGTGAGCTCGTCGCGGACGCGGACGGGGTCGTCGGGCGGATCACGGACGACACGCAGATGACGCTCTTCACGGCCGAAGGGCTGATCAGAGCCCGCGCCCGGGCCCGCTCCACAGGCATCGGCGGCGCGGAGGCCGCGATCGTGCGCAACGCCTACCTGCGCTGGCTCGACACCCAGAACCACCCCGCCCCGCCCGCGCGCGGCGGCGGCAGCGCCGTACGGACCGGGTGGCTGAGGCAGCAGCCCTGGCTGTACGCGCGCCGGGCGCCCGGCAACGCCTGTCTCACGGGACTCGCGGCCGGCCACGCCCCCGACGACGGCGCGCCCCTCGATGTGCCGGGGCCGGTCAACCCGCAGTCCAAGGGCTGCGGCACGGTGATGAGATCCGCGCCGTTCGGCCTGCTGGGCGACGACCCGGCGACAGCCTTCCGGCTGGCCGCCCGGTGTGCGCAGATCACCCACGGCCACCCCACCGGGGCATTCGCGGCGGGCGCGCTCGCCGCGATCGTCGCGCACCTCCTGGAGGGCGACTCCCCGGCGGGTGCCGTACTGCGTGCGATGGAACTGCTGGGCCGCCACCACGGCCACGATGAGACGACTGCCGCCCTGCGCGCCGCCGTCGACCTGGCCGCACGGGGCGGGCCGACGGCCGAGCGGGTGGAGTCACTGGGAGCGGGCTGGGTTGCCGAGGAGGCCCTGGCCATCGCCGTGTACTGCGCGCTGGTGTTCCCGCAGGAGCACGAGATGGCCGAGGCGCTGCTGCTCTCCGTCAACCACTCCGGTGACAGCGACTCCACCGGTTCGATCTGCGGGAACCTGCTCGGGGCGCGTCACGGTGACGTACGGCTGCCCGCGTCCTGGCTGGCCGCGGTCGAGGGGCGGTCCGTGATCGCCGAGCTCGCGGACGATCTGTGCATGGAGTCCGAGCAGCCGGTCACGTGGCCCGAAGGACGCTACCCGGAGTGCTGA
- a CDS encoding DoxX family protein translates to MNAEKAQRPEAAAASAHAAPTSSEETSMPANTPASFPVPVSAVPRRNRAATALTVARVVLALFLGFSAAAKLGAHESAVASFDRMGWSDTAMYTIGALEMAGAVALLIPLLAGVAALALAGLLAGAAIVQLTLLDPPNAPMPALLVVVVLLIARDRRERTAELFALLRGRGRAERGGQ, encoded by the coding sequence GTGAACGCCGAGAAGGCGCAGCGGCCCGAAGCCGCCGCCGCATCGGCGCACGCCGCCCCGACGTCCTCCGAGGAGACCTCCATGCCCGCGAACACCCCCGCCTCCTTCCCGGTGCCGGTATCCGCCGTCCCGCGCCGCAACCGGGCCGCGACCGCCCTGACCGTGGCCCGCGTCGTCCTCGCCCTCTTCCTGGGCTTCAGCGCGGCGGCCAAGCTCGGCGCGCACGAGTCCGCCGTGGCGTCCTTCGACCGGATGGGCTGGAGCGATACGGCGATGTACACGATCGGCGCACTGGAGATGGCGGGCGCCGTCGCCCTGCTGATTCCGCTGCTGGCCGGAGTCGCGGCGCTCGCCCTGGCCGGTCTGCTGGCCGGTGCGGCGATCGTCCAGCTGACGCTCCTGGACCCGCCGAACGCGCCCATGCCGGCCCTGCTGGTCGTCGTGGTCCTGCTGATCGCCCGGGACCGCAGGGAGCGGACCGCGGAGCTGTTCGCTCTGCTCCGGGGACGTGGCCGTGCGGAGCGCGGCGGTCAGTGA
- a CDS encoding slipin family protein, with product MVEELVIAAAAAGSGVVVYTMAAARVVKQYERGVVLRLGRLHDRVRAPGFTLIVPVVDRLRKVNMQIVTMPVPAQDGITRDNVTVRVDAVIYFKVVDPASAVIQVEDYRFAVSQMAQTSLRSIIGKSDLDDLLSDREKLNQGLELMIDSPAVGWGVQIDRVEIKDVSLPETMKRSMARQAEADRERRARVINADAELQASKKLAQAAHEMSSQPAALQLRLLQTVVAVAAEKNSTLVLPFPVELLRFLERAQSGQQPQVPQPPAEAREPQDAPGRHAAEPGPDRVEPSGTGSPVPDPHAPDPLAARDPLAPDPLGPASPLPDPLSPDPLSPDPLAPDPVLPDPLRPASPPDRPRADPPSDSRTDPYPPG from the coding sequence ATGGTCGAGGAGTTGGTGATCGCAGCGGCGGCGGCGGGCTCGGGTGTCGTCGTCTACACCATGGCGGCGGCCCGGGTGGTGAAACAGTACGAGCGGGGCGTGGTGCTCCGGCTCGGCCGGTTGCACGACCGTGTGCGCGCCCCCGGTTTCACGTTGATCGTCCCCGTCGTGGACCGGCTCCGCAAAGTGAACATGCAGATAGTGACGATGCCCGTCCCCGCGCAGGACGGGATCACCAGGGACAACGTCACGGTGCGCGTGGACGCCGTCATCTACTTCAAGGTCGTCGACCCGGCCAGCGCCGTGATCCAGGTGGAGGACTACAGGTTCGCGGTCTCGCAGATGGCGCAGACGTCCCTGCGGTCGATCATCGGCAAGAGCGACCTGGACGACCTGCTGTCGGACAGGGAGAAGCTGAACCAAGGGCTGGAACTGATGATCGACAGCCCGGCGGTGGGCTGGGGCGTGCAGATCGACCGCGTGGAGATCAAGGACGTGTCGCTCCCGGAGACCATGAAGCGCTCCATGGCCCGGCAGGCCGAGGCCGACCGGGAGCGGCGCGCGAGGGTCATCAACGCGGACGCGGAACTCCAGGCGTCGAAGAAGCTGGCCCAGGCGGCCCACGAGATGTCCAGCCAGCCGGCGGCGCTGCAACTCCGCCTGCTGCAGACGGTGGTCGCGGTCGCGGCCGAGAAGAACTCCACACTCGTGCTGCCGTTCCCCGTCGAGCTGCTCCGGTTCCTGGAACGGGCGCAGTCAGGGCAGCAGCCGCAGGTGCCGCAGCCCCCGGCCGAGGCACGGGAGCCGCAGGACGCGCCGGGCCGGCACGCGGCGGAGCCGGGGCCGGACCGGGTGGAGCCCTCCGGTACCGGGTCGCCGGTGCCTGATCCGCATGCCCCCGACCCGCTCGCCGCCCGGGATCCGCTCGCCCCCGACCCGCTCGGCCCGGCATCTCCCTTGCCTGACCCGCTCTCGCCTGACCCGCTCTCGCCCGATCCGCTCGCGCCCGATCCGGTGCTTCCCGATCCCCTGCGGCCCGCGTCGCCGCCCGACCGGCCGCGCGCCGATCCGCCGAGCGACTCCCGCACGGATCCGTACCCGCCGGGCTGA
- a CDS encoding DEAD/DEAH box helicase translates to MAQRQHDATADRLLRCAAVFLPAELPRDGRVAFWDPEGTADLTGAEAPSSGAAADGGGAVPAASELTVLVRDGAGGARRRTVPALLLPVADAVPLLARARHRAVAHPATRAWGAAALHALTLVARGRLLPGLTAEDHDAWRAGPRDAEDIAHLRAVAASMPPEGHAVPLDGMPLRVPEIQALLGAFLDAVADTLPRTPAAAHAMGAPFAAFEAQHLPGARAWAVDVAAGLDAGVRVSLRLDLSAYDLFEPSAPAMPADADEETYAPAPAPRRAAAAVTQVHSLADPTYVTDAATLWSGGAGEPFGPRARIDAVLALRRAARIWPPLERLLDQPVPDVLALTEDELYELLGRSGARLAEAGVVVHWPRELARSLTAAAVVRPAPGSATDGTSFFDAEQLFAFDWQLSLGDEQLTEAEMDTLAEAHRPVVRLRDQWVVVDPALVRKARKRELGLLDPVDALAVVLTGSAEIDGEQVEAVPVGALAELRARVLDEDATLPPPPGLDATLRDYQLRGLAWLDRMTSLGLGGCLADDMGLGKTITVIALHLHRAHAAPTLVVCPASLLGNWHREINRFAPGVPVRRFHGADRSLTDPDGGFVLTTYGTMRSSAEQLAAHTWGLVVADEAQHVKNPHSSTARALRTIPAPARVALTGTPVENNLSELWALLDWTTPGLLGPLKAFRARHARIVENTGTAAGLGNDEAVERLSRLVRPFLLRRKKSDPGIAPELPPKTVTDHPVFLTREQATLYEAAVRETMASIEQSEGITRRGLVMKLLGSLKQICNHPAQYLKEEPTRLAGRSGKLALLDELLDTILSEDGSVLIFTQYVSMAGLLSAHLASRGIPSQLLHGGTPVPERERMVDRFQSAEVPVFLLSLKAAGTGLNLTRAAHVVHYDRWWNPAVEEQATDRAYRIGQTQPVQVHRLIAEGTVEDRIGELLESKRALADAVLGSGEAALTELSDRDLADLVSLRRTS, encoded by the coding sequence ATGGCACAGCGGCAGCACGACGCGACCGCCGACCGGCTGCTCCGGTGCGCGGCGGTCTTCCTGCCGGCCGAGCTGCCGAGGGACGGCCGCGTGGCCTTCTGGGACCCCGAGGGGACGGCCGACCTCACGGGTGCCGAAGCCCCGTCGTCCGGAGCGGCCGCCGACGGTGGGGGAGCCGTTCCCGCCGCCTCCGAGCTGACGGTCCTCGTACGGGACGGCGCGGGCGGTGCCCGCCGCCGCACGGTGCCCGCCCTGCTGCTCCCCGTCGCTGACGCGGTGCCTCTGCTCGCCAGGGCCCGCCACCGGGCCGTGGCACACCCGGCCACCCGCGCCTGGGGCGCGGCGGCGCTGCACGCGCTCACGCTGGTGGCGCGCGGCAGGCTGCTGCCCGGACTGACCGCCGAGGACCACGACGCCTGGCGGGCCGGACCGCGCGATGCCGAGGACATCGCCCACCTGAGAGCCGTCGCCGCCTCGATGCCGCCCGAGGGACACGCGGTCCCGCTGGACGGCATGCCCCTGCGGGTCCCCGAGATCCAGGCCCTGCTCGGCGCCTTCCTCGACGCCGTCGCCGACACCCTGCCCCGCACCCCTGCCGCGGCCCATGCCATGGGGGCGCCCTTCGCCGCCTTCGAGGCCCAGCATCTCCCCGGTGCCCGCGCCTGGGCCGTCGATGTGGCCGCCGGACTCGACGCGGGAGTGCGAGTCTCCCTCCGCCTCGACCTGTCCGCGTACGACCTCTTCGAACCCTCCGCCCCCGCCATGCCGGCGGACGCGGACGAGGAGACGTACGCGCCGGCGCCCGCCCCCCGCCGTGCGGCCGCCGCCGTCACCCAGGTGCACAGCCTCGCCGACCCCACCTACGTCACCGACGCGGCCACGCTGTGGAGCGGCGGGGCCGGTGAGCCGTTCGGGCCGAGGGCCAGGATCGACGCGGTGCTCGCGCTGCGCCGCGCCGCCCGGATCTGGCCCCCGCTGGAGAGACTGCTCGACCAGCCCGTCCCCGATGTGCTCGCCCTCACCGAGGACGAGCTGTACGAGCTGCTCGGCCGGTCCGGAGCCCGGCTCGCCGAGGCCGGGGTGGTCGTCCACTGGCCGCGCGAGCTGGCCCGTTCGCTCACCGCCGCGGCCGTCGTCCGGCCCGCGCCGGGATCGGCCACCGACGGCACCTCCTTCTTCGACGCCGAGCAGCTCTTCGCGTTCGACTGGCAGCTGTCCCTCGGCGACGAGCAGCTCACCGAGGCCGAGATGGACACACTGGCCGAGGCCCACCGGCCGGTGGTGCGCCTGCGTGACCAGTGGGTGGTCGTCGACCCCGCGCTCGTGCGCAAGGCCCGCAAACGCGAGCTCGGACTGCTCGACCCGGTCGACGCCCTCGCCGTCGTCCTGACCGGCAGTGCCGAGATCGACGGCGAACAGGTCGAGGCCGTGCCCGTCGGCGCCCTCGCCGAGCTCCGCGCGCGCGTGCTGGACGAGGACGCCACCCTCCCGCCGCCGCCCGGGCTCGACGCCACGCTCCGCGACTACCAGCTGCGTGGGCTGGCCTGGCTGGACCGGATGACGTCCCTCGGCCTCGGCGGCTGCCTCGCCGACGACATGGGCCTGGGCAAGACCATCACCGTCATCGCCCTCCACCTGCACCGCGCCCATGCCGCACCCACCCTCGTGGTCTGCCCCGCCTCCCTCCTCGGCAACTGGCACCGCGAGATCAACCGCTTCGCGCCCGGCGTCCCCGTGCGCCGCTTCCACGGCGCCGACCGCTCCCTCACCGACCCGGACGGCGGCTTCGTCCTCACGACCTACGGCACGATGCGCTCCAGCGCGGAGCAGCTCGCCGCACACACCTGGGGCCTCGTCGTCGCCGACGAGGCCCAGCACGTCAAGAATCCGCACTCCTCCACGGCCAGGGCGCTGCGCACCATCCCGGCCCCGGCGCGCGTCGCGCTCACCGGCACGCCCGTCGAGAACAACCTCTCGGAGCTCTGGGCGCTGCTCGACTGGACCACCCCCGGGCTGCTCGGCCCGCTGAAGGCCTTCCGGGCCCGGCACGCCCGGATCGTCGAGAACACCGGCACCGCCGCCGGCCTGGGCAACGACGAAGCGGTCGAGCGGCTCTCCCGGCTGGTCCGCCCCTTCCTGCTGCGCCGTAAGAAGTCCGATCCGGGCATCGCACCCGAGCTGCCGCCCAAGACCGTGACCGATCACCCCGTCTTCCTCACCCGGGAGCAGGCCACGCTGTACGAGGCCGCCGTTCGGGAGACGATGGCGTCCATCGAGCAGTCCGAAGGCATCACCCGCCGAGGGCTGGTCATGAAGCTGCTGGGCTCGCTCAAGCAGATCTGCAACCACCCCGCGCAGTACCTGAAGGAGGAGCCGACCCGGCTCGCCGGACGCTCGGGAAAGCTCGCCCTGCTCGACGAGCTCCTCGACACGATCCTCTCCGAGGACGGCTCCGTCCTGATCTTCACCCAGTACGTGTCGATGGCCGGCCTGCTCTCCGCCCACCTGGCCTCCAGGGGCATACCTTCCCAACTGCTGCACGGCGGTACGCCGGTGCCCGAGCGGGAGCGCATGGTGGACCGCTTCCAGTCCGCCGAGGTCCCCGTCTTCCTGCTCTCCCTCAAGGCGGCCGGCACCGGCCTGAACCTCACCCGGGCGGCCCACGTCGTCCACTACGACCGATGGTGGAACCCTGCCGTCGAGGAGCAGGCCACCGACCGTGCCTACCGCATCGGCCAGACCCAGCCCGTGCAGGTGCACCGGCTGATCGCGGAGGGCACCGTCGAGGACCGGATCGGTGAACTGCTGGAATCCAAGCGGGCCCTCGCCGACGCGGTGCTCGGCTCGGGCGAGGCCGCCCTGACCGAGCTCAGCGACCGTGATCTGGCCGACCTCGTCTCGCTGCGGAGGACGTCGTGA
- a CDS encoding SWIM zinc finger family protein gives MSPAAGPRPAARPGPDDLRRTFEAVPARASHGDGPFADSWWGRAWVDALEALSMDEGRLARGRTYADGGHVAAITVTPGRVIAYVHGSRPRPYRAELRLRTFSASDWDTLLDAVAARPGHLSALLDKEMPHSLVDTAGETGIRLLPAAGDLDPDCSCPDRGWPCKHVAALCYQTARLLDSDPFVLLLMRGRGERELLDELGRRNAEHSARERSAPPVMPSVSAGEALADRFLPPLPAPLPLPPHPGGPPSYPELPGGRDPLALDHLASDAAARAHTLLTTGEDPLAGLTTWQDAVRIAASRPTAGLTATTRALYRELAFATGRSTTDLARAVAAWRQGGAEGLAVLETAWDPPAGPFDRARPALAAAGFPRFQPRRNHLTNAAGTLQLRFGHDSRWYGYESDPGEDDWWPRSAPDTDPVGALSALRG, from the coding sequence GTGAGTCCCGCCGCGGGCCCCCGCCCCGCCGCCCGCCCCGGCCCCGACGACCTGCGGCGTACCTTCGAAGCGGTGCCCGCCCGGGCCTCGCACGGTGACGGGCCCTTCGCGGACAGCTGGTGGGGGCGGGCCTGGGTGGACGCCCTGGAGGCCCTGTCCATGGACGAGGGGCGGCTGGCCCGCGGCCGTACGTACGCCGACGGTGGCCACGTCGCCGCGATCACCGTCACCCCCGGCCGGGTCATCGCCTACGTCCACGGCAGCCGCCCCCGCCCGTACCGCGCCGAGCTCAGGCTGCGTACGTTCTCCGCCTCCGACTGGGACACGCTCCTGGACGCCGTCGCGGCACGGCCCGGGCACCTGTCCGCGCTGCTCGACAAGGAGATGCCGCACTCCCTGGTCGACACGGCGGGGGAGACCGGCATACGGCTGCTGCCCGCCGCCGGCGACCTCGATCCCGACTGTTCCTGCCCGGACCGCGGCTGGCCCTGCAAACACGTGGCGGCGCTCTGCTACCAGACGGCACGGCTCCTGGACAGTGACCCGTTCGTCCTCCTGCTGATGCGTGGCCGGGGCGAGCGCGAGCTCCTCGACGAGCTGGGCCGCCGCAACGCGGAGCACTCCGCCCGTGAGCGTTCCGCCCCTCCCGTCATGCCCTCCGTCTCGGCCGGTGAAGCCCTGGCCGACCGCTTCCTCCCACCGCTGCCCGCGCCCCTTCCCCTGCCGCCGCACCCGGGTGGGCCGCCGTCCTACCCGGAGCTGCCCGGGGGCCGGGACCCGCTGGCCCTGGACCACCTCGCCTCGGACGCGGCGGCCCGGGCCCACACCCTCCTGACGACGGGCGAGGACCCGCTCGCCGGGCTCACGACCTGGCAGGACGCGGTGCGTATCGCCGCGTCCCGCCCCACGGCGGGGCTCACCGCCACGACCCGGGCGCTCTACCGCGAACTGGCCTTCGCCACCGGCCGCAGCACCACGGACCTGGCCCGCGCCGTCGCCGCCTGGCGGCAGGGCGGCGCAGAGGGCCTGGCCGTCCTGGAGACTGCCTGGGATCCGCCCGCGGGCCCGTTCGACCGGGCCCGCCCCGCCCTCGCGGCTGCCGGGTTTCCACGCTTCCAGCCCCGGCGCAACCACCTGACCAACGCCGCCGGTACGCTCCAGCTCCGCTTCGGCCACGACAGCCGCTGGTACGGCTACGAGTCGGACCCGGGCGAGGACGACTGGTGGCCCCGGTCCGCCCCGGACACCGACCCGGTGGGCGCACTCAGCGCGCTCCGCGGCTGA
- a CDS encoding peptidase yields MLTQFASPGLVGPIVEGGLDPAKDPGWAGSGAASPAEYARWAGHLCGMTCLRMALGTGAPALFALRDGALRYGGYTEDSQGLIKGLVYAPFAEYVAEVHGLDAVVHRDLSPTGIVRLLDEGRSVMASVHYGIRHPDRPAPGRGGHLVLVSARSADGKGVHFHNPSGTTAATRAATLPLPVFERFFAGRGVSLSRAAVRDRGEGAAPA; encoded by the coding sequence GTGCTGACGCAGTTCGCCTCCCCCGGCCTGGTGGGGCCGATCGTCGAGGGCGGTCTCGATCCGGCGAAGGATCCGGGCTGGGCGGGTTCGGGCGCCGCTTCGCCCGCCGAATACGCCCGCTGGGCAGGCCATCTGTGCGGTATGACCTGCCTGCGCATGGCACTGGGCACCGGGGCTCCGGCCTTGTTCGCGCTGCGCGACGGGGCACTGAGGTACGGGGGGTACACCGAGGACTCCCAGGGTCTGATCAAGGGGCTGGTCTACGCCCCCTTCGCCGAGTACGTGGCCGAGGTCCACGGCCTCGACGCGGTCGTCCACCGGGACCTCTCCCCCACCGGGATCGTGCGTCTGCTCGACGAGGGCCGGAGCGTGATGGCCTCGGTCCACTACGGGATCCGGCATCCGGACCGGCCGGCTCCGGGGCGGGGTGGGCATCTCGTGCTGGTGAGCGCCCGCTCCGCGGACGGGAAGGGCGTGCACTTCCACAACCCCTCGGGGACGACGGCGGCCACACGCGCGGCCACGCTGCCGCTACCGGTATTCGAACGCTTCTTCGCGGGCCGCGGTGTGTCCCTGTCCCGGGCTGCGGTGCGGGACAGGGGAGAAGGCGCGGCCCCGGCGTGA